A genomic stretch from Aedes albopictus strain Foshan chromosome 2, AalbF5, whole genome shotgun sequence includes:
- the LOC109414053 gene encoding uncharacterized protein LOC109414053 isoform X1: MGNCFKGCLSEEKQTRSRNVAASDSQYEMLVEGCSQQQVKIQKNKSNKNPKLFGNFWRLKGKVEYSRLNKSNNNNFISKSNHKDHQISGSEIQLQCLDAHSLLLVSKDSNTRRNGYHDLNTDVTSTPGSSLDLEWENDYGYQNSQWQLRAIDDQKLPYPTPMDPVFKVEEWSILKKSKDRINSIRRLDRATSLRTQDTGNGTSGGGTHPLASVGPNGSGVIGTPSIVSCGSYASSSHISTPEDSLEWDIDQDRQLKSENESLDLETKELLLEIEQLKNRVLNETGANLKDLKYDESIS, translated from the exons ATGGGAAATTGCTTCAAAGGATGCCTTTCGGAGGAAAAACAAACGCG CAGTCGGAATGTGGCTGCTAGTGATAGCCAGTATGAG ATGCTGGTTGAAGGATGCTCGCAGCAGCAAGTAAAGAtccaaaaaaataaatcaaat AAAAATCCCAAACTCTTCGGCAACTTTTGGCGACTGAAAGGAAAGGTGGAGTACTCAAGACTGAACAAATCAAACAACAATAATTTTATAAGCAAGAGTAATCATAAAGACCATCAGATATCAGG ATCAGAAATTCAACTGCAGTGCCTCGATGCACACTCGCTTCTGCTTGTGTCGAAGGATAGCAATACTCGAAGAAATGGATATCACGATCTCAACACGGACGTCACTTCAACTCCGGGCAGCTCGCTGGACCTGGAGTGGGAGAACGATTACGGATATCAGAACAGCCAATG GCAATTGCGAGCAATCGATGATCAGAAACTACCATATCCCACGCCGATGGATCCTGTGTTCAAAGTAGAGGAATGGTCCATTCTGAAGAAGAGCAAAGATCGGATCAACTCCATCCGTCGGCTGGATCGGGCTACATCGCTTCGTACTCAGGACACCGGAAACGGAACGAGCGGTGGCGGCACTCATCCACTAGCCAGCGTCGGTCCGAATGGATCCGGAGTCATCGGAACGCCATCGATTGTGAGCTGTGGTTCATATGCTTCCTCATCACACATATCAACGCCGGAGGATTCACTCGAGTGGGACATCGATCAGGATCGGCAGCTGAAGTCGGAGAACGAATCGCTGGATCTGGAGACCAAAGAACTGCTGCTGGAGATCGAGCAGCTGAAAAATCGCGTTCTAAATGAGACTGGTGCTAACTTGAAGGATCTGAAATACGACGAATCAATCAGTTGA
- the LOC109414053 gene encoding uncharacterized protein LOC109414053 isoform X2: MGNCFKGCLSEEKQTRRNVAASDSQYEMLVEGCSQQQVKIQKNKSNKNPKLFGNFWRLKGKVEYSRLNKSNNNNFISKSNHKDHQISGSEIQLQCLDAHSLLLVSKDSNTRRNGYHDLNTDVTSTPGSSLDLEWENDYGYQNSQWQLRAIDDQKLPYPTPMDPVFKVEEWSILKKSKDRINSIRRLDRATSLRTQDTGNGTSGGGTHPLASVGPNGSGVIGTPSIVSCGSYASSSHISTPEDSLEWDIDQDRQLKSENESLDLETKELLLEIEQLKNRVLNETGANLKDLKYDESIS; the protein is encoded by the exons ATGGGAAATTGCTTCAAAGGATGCCTTTCGGAGGAAAAACAAACGCG TCGGAATGTGGCTGCTAGTGATAGCCAGTATGAG ATGCTGGTTGAAGGATGCTCGCAGCAGCAAGTAAAGAtccaaaaaaataaatcaaat AAAAATCCCAAACTCTTCGGCAACTTTTGGCGACTGAAAGGAAAGGTGGAGTACTCAAGACTGAACAAATCAAACAACAATAATTTTATAAGCAAGAGTAATCATAAAGACCATCAGATATCAGG ATCAGAAATTCAACTGCAGTGCCTCGATGCACACTCGCTTCTGCTTGTGTCGAAGGATAGCAATACTCGAAGAAATGGATATCACGATCTCAACACGGACGTCACTTCAACTCCGGGCAGCTCGCTGGACCTGGAGTGGGAGAACGATTACGGATATCAGAACAGCCAATG GCAATTGCGAGCAATCGATGATCAGAAACTACCATATCCCACGCCGATGGATCCTGTGTTCAAAGTAGAGGAATGGTCCATTCTGAAGAAGAGCAAAGATCGGATCAACTCCATCCGTCGGCTGGATCGGGCTACATCGCTTCGTACTCAGGACACCGGAAACGGAACGAGCGGTGGCGGCACTCATCCACTAGCCAGCGTCGGTCCGAATGGATCCGGAGTCATCGGAACGCCATCGATTGTGAGCTGTGGTTCATATGCTTCCTCATCACACATATCAACGCCGGAGGATTCACTCGAGTGGGACATCGATCAGGATCGGCAGCTGAAGTCGGAGAACGAATCGCTGGATCTGGAGACCAAAGAACTGCTGCTGGAGATCGAGCAGCTGAAAAATCGCGTTCTAAATGAGACTGGTGCTAACTTGAAGGATCTGAAATACGACGAATCAATCAGTTGA